In the genome of Thiorhodovibrio winogradskyi, the window AGGCTCGCTCGCGCGCTTGGGCGAGCGGCAGATCGCCGAGATTGCCAAGCGCCATGTCTCGGCGCCTGCCGCCTATCTGGAAGCGCAGGAACCAGGATCGCTTGCCGGTCTTGCTCACGGCCAGAATCAGCCCATCGCCATCGGAATGTCGGCCAGGCTTTGCCGTCGCCGCTTGCCGTGCTGTCAGTTTTGCCACGTCGATGCCCTCGCGTCGGTACCGGGCAAGCCCCCGGTGGTCTCGCCCCTCTGGACTGTGTGGGGCGAGGTGTGGGGTCGCCCCACACCTCGCCCCACACTCGAACGGCGATCATACGCGACGCAAAACGACAAGCATAGACTAAATGCTTGATCTTTCGAGCCCCTTGGAACCTCAGTCGCCCTCAGTAACCCGTATTCTGGCCAGAACGGCAGACACCCTCTCCGCCAAATCAATAGGTTACGGAATCTTGGTGTAACTTCTCAATCTCTCATGGCACCGCGCCGCCTGTCGCCGCGGCACGCTCGCGAATGATGTCAGGCAACGGCGGGATGTTGTGATGCCCTCCAATGCGATCATCGAGGTAGTCCCAGAAGGAAAGGCCGAGCTTGCGGCAGGTCTTTTTCAGGCTGGCAAAGCCGTCGCGACAGCTTTTGCCGAGTTCGCTGCGCGTCCCGCCGCTGATCTTGCGCCACTTCACATAGCCGCGGATGTCACCCTCGGAGCCGTTGGTATGCAGCACGATCTCCGGGCGTTTTAGAACCAGCAGCAGTTTCTGCTTGTGACGGTGCAGGCGTTTGAGCGTCTGATTGAGGGTGGCAAAGGAGGTCTGCTCAGTGAAGATCGTCTCAAAGCGCGCCTCAAGGACCGGGATTAACGCGGGATCGGGATCACGCTGATAGGCCTTAAGGTCGGCATACAGATCCCAGATCTGCCCGCGCACCCGCTCTTGGTCCAGACGATGCTGGTCATTGAGTGGGATGAGCTGATGCACCAGCCGCTCGGCATGCACCCAGCACAGCGCATGGAGCAGGATGGCGAATTGCCGGCTCCGTCACTGACGATCACTGGAGGAAGTTAATGCGACTCTTGCTGCCGGTGCTGGCAAACCACGCGAACCAGTCATTGCCGATCTGGGTGACATCGCCGTTGTGGCCTTGATGGCGCGCGCCGGAATGATGTAACGGCTGACCTCTAGGCCGGTGGTCAGCAGTTGGTCCTTCTCCGCGAAGAAGTCCTCATTGCCACCGCTGAGCAGGGCGTCGACCTGGCCCACGGAGATGTCGATGCCCCATTCCCGCGGCTGCTCGTGCAGCAGGGGCTGGGTGACATGGCAGTGGTGATATTGATAGAGCATGTAGCGACGCAGCTCGGCGCCGAAGTGCTTGCCGTTGAGACTGGCGGGCAATTCCCCAAGCAGATACTCACCCTCGGGGGTCTGCCACACTTCCAAGCGATAGCAGGTGTTGTGCGCTTGGATGCGCAGGTCTTGGACGACGAAGTCGCGATAGCCCTTGAAGCGTGAGTCTTCGGGAACCGCAACCGATGGCGCGACGGCGAGTGTCTCGTGAATCGGCAGTTGCTCGGTTTTGTTGCGCTTGGAGGAGCCGGGACGCTTGGGCGGTGGGCGCTTATCGCTGCCTTCTTCATCATCGCCGCTTGCTTGCGTATCGCTGCTTGCTTGACCATCGCTGTTCGCTCCACCGTCTCCGTCTCCGTCTTCAGCGTCAGTATCGGGTTCATCGCCGGTCTTGGTCCCTTGTTCCATTCCGCTTGGCTTGAACTTGGGCTTGGTCTTTTGTCCTTTCAGCACCGCGATTTCATCGCGCAATTGCTGAATTTTCTCCGCTTGTCGATGCGTCTGCTCAAGCAGTCGTTCGATCTGTGCCAGCAACTGTTCCACCAGCGGCGTGCACTCGGATGCAGCAACCCTCGGAAGTGGATCGTTACCAGGCATGGGACGGAATAAATGGCTCGTTGTGGCGATTTCTTGTCAAGGATTCTACCTTATCTTGCTAGCCAGCTGTTATCTTTGCCATTGCTTTTTGAGAAGTTACGAAGCGTGCCTCTATCATGTTGAGATTATGGAAAAAAATGGCTAGCCTGACGGCTATGGGGTGCAGGGGGGATACCCCCCTGCTCGCGCGCGATTTTTTTGCCAATCACATTATGTGATTAGCCTGCCCTTCGGCACCCGTGTGAATTGGATACCACGGAGGCTGTCGGTTCCTGCTTCCCTGACTGGGATCGCCAAGCGCGCATCGACTGTCAAGCTGGGGCAAGCTGGGGCAAGCTGGACTATTCCGTGAATCCTTGGTCTCGCAGTCTCGCCTTCAACTGGGCAAGCTCGGCCAGCGCGGTCTCCTTGGCGCGGCGTTCCTGCTCGGCGTTGGCGCGCTCCTGCTTGGCCTTGTCGCGTTCCTGCTCGGCGTTGGCGCGTTCCTGCTTGGCCTTGTCGCGTTCTTGTTCAGCCTCGGCGCGCAGCTCGGCGAGGTAGGATTGAATGCTGTGCTGCTCGCGCAGAAATTCCAGGCGCGCCTGGTAGGCGTGATAGGCGCGCTCTTTGTCGGAGAAGGCTTTGAGGGTGCTCATGGCTTGTTTCATCTCCTTTGTCTGCATCCAGGGCGGCAGGGCGTCGGCGTCGAGCTGCTCGCCGTCCTTGAAAAATTTCAGCCAGCGCTCCTGTTCGGTTTGGATACTGTCGGCGTGAAATTTGTTCAATTCCAGCAGCCAGATGCCGCCGTGGTCGAGCAGCAGGCGCCCGAGGCTGTCGCGCAGGCGAAACTCATGCATCCACTCGGCACGCTCCGGCAGGAGATCCTCGCCAAGCAGCCAGATGCCGTGGGTTGGCCGTAGTAGGTTGTATTTCTCGCCATCGCTCAGTTGCGCGCTGTAGAGATCGGTCCAATTGTAGAGGATGCGCGCCGGCAGATCGGGATGGGTCAGCAGTTGGATCTCGACTTGATGCAGACCGCCGCGCTGATCGCGCGCCTTCACATCGACGATGCTGAGTTTGTCGTTGAGGTATTCCTTCTCGTTGTAAGGATTGAGCAGCTCCACCTCGGTGATCGGTGTGGCGAGCGCCGAGCCCAAAATGGCGTTGAGAAAGTGGATCAGCAGCGCGCGATTGCTCTCCGCACCAAGCAAGGCTTTGAAGACGCAATCGATTTTCGGGTCGATGGGATGCTTCATGACGGCAATTCTAGCCGATCACACGCGCGCGAAATAGGCGAAATGGCTTAAAAATCAGTATGTTCGCTTTCATTTCAGATCCCGGCATCGAAACCAACCGATGCAATCGCCTGTCGATGCGCACCAGCCAAAGCCGCTTTCGCTGGTCATCCTGGTAGGACACGAGATAGCCCTTGTCCGCCCCTGCGACATAGAGCTGATGCTGTGCCAGGGTCAGATTGGCAACAGCACCTTGGCCGTTCTTGGTTTGACGGACCTCGGGATCACGCCCGAGATGGCCGATCAGTTGGGCTTTGTTCAGCATGATCATTCTCCAGGGTGGGATGACAACGAACGCCGACGCTGATAAGTCGGCGACTCCAGAGGATGCGGTTCCGGCGGCGGCAGTGGCGCGACACGCGTGCCGAGCAGCCAGTCTGCGAGGTGCCAGAACAGCACCTTCCAGCGGCGGGGAATCCGCCACGGATGTTGTTGCATAGGAAACCTCCTCGCCGGTGGCGGTCTGCACAGGGCAGCCACTCCAGGCGAATGGACGGGAAGAGGAAAGCCCCGGGTGGGGTGATGGAATGGACGCGGTTTGGAATCCTCAGTGAGGATCAGACTTATGGCGTTATCGGTCTGAAACGCCGCCGGCAGCAAGGGCCGGCGAGCGAAGAAATCGTGATCGGCAAGGGCGTCCGGCTGTTCCGCGGTCCCTCAACCGTTCTCTGCGAGTATTGCCGCCTGAATGGTTTCGCGCAGCCATGAAAGCGCGGGAGAAATGGCGCTGTTTCGCGACGCAGAGGAGGATGGCCGGGTTGGCCAGCGCGTTGGTGGCCAGGAGAGACCCAGCGGGATGGCAGCTTGCCCGAGGTTGCGGATGCCCCCATGAAGTGAGGACGTCACGAAAATGGCCGAACCGGCACTGAGGAGGCCCCAAATGCGAACAAGAGATCCCTTACTGATCGGGCTGGTGTTGGCGGTGCAAGGTTTTTTACCGGGAGGACAGGTGATGGCCACCGAGGAACCCGATTACGCCGTCGTTAGCGAGGGACCGGTGTTCGAGGTCCGGCGTTACGCCCCGCAAGTGCTCGCCGAGACCGAGGTGACCGGCCGTTTCGATAAGGTCGGCGGCGAGGCCTTTCGGCGTCTGGCCGACTTTATCTTCGGCAACAATCAAGCGGCCGAGAAAATCGCCATGACGGCGCCGGTCAGTCAGACGCCAGTGGTTGCCAAGGCGGACAAGGGCGGAACGCGCATCCCGATGACCGCGCCGGTCAAGCAACAAGCGGCGCAAACCGCGAGCGAGACCTACCGGATCAGCTTCGTGATGCCGAGTCGCTTTACCCTCGACACTCTCCCGCGTCCCCGAGACCCGCGCATCAAACTGCGCGAGGAACCCGAACGACTGATGGCCGTGCTGCGCTATTCCGGCGGCTGGGGTGAGAGCCGCTATCTTGAGCACGAACGAAAACTGCTTAAAGCGGTTCAGGCGGACGGCCTCACGCCCATCGGGACGCCCGTCTATGCGCGCTATAACTCACCGTTTTCTCTGCCGTTTCTGCGACGCAACGAGGTGATGGTTGAAATCGACGAGCCCAAGGAAAGCCCGTGATGGCGCGATCATCCCGGTCAGCGACCGGGTGAAAGCATGTCTCAGCCTTGAGTGACAGCAGATCAATGTTGCGGCGTTCTTGATCACTCGCGTGTTTCGCTGGATAACAGCGAACAATGTGATGGCGCAGAAGACATGCGATGTTGAGAAAGTGGTTTTTTCCAACCGCGCATGGAAAGTTGCCGTACCAGACAACTGGGCGAAGGGATTCAGAGCTTCCGCCCGGTGCACCAAAATATTCTCCGCCTCATGAGCACCTTGTCAGCAGGCAGCCGATGGCGACCTGCTTGGGGAGTCCGACCACGACAGCATTTTCTGACAGCGCGGGTCATCGGAAATCCACTTTCGGCCACATGCGGACGCTCATTCCCGGTCGAGGGGCGGCGGCAATCCAACGGTTAGCGGACACTTGTTTGAGAATCGCGCGCAGACCGACGCTAATCGCTTGGTCAGCTTTCCACGTGCTTGAGGTCTCGATAAAAATTCTCGTGTGGGCAGACCATCAGGAGCTTGACGGTGTCCGCGTCCGTGATCCGGTAGGCGACCAGTCACAGTTGGTTGGCCATACGGAACTGATAGACCCGGACACCGGCGAGATCACCGACCTTGGCCTCTCCGATCGCGGGATCTTGCGCAATGATCCTCACCGCTTCGTCGAGATCGACCTTCTGTCTGCGATGGAGTTTCTTGACCGCGCGAGCGAAGGTCGGTGTAACGAGCAGGCGCATCAGCCGAACTGGTACTCGCCAACCGCCTCTTCCTGATCGGCGATCAGGATCTCGCGAATCACCGAGAATTGTAGGTCAGGGTTCTCCGCGGCGATCTTGCCGATCCGCGACCAATATTCGATCTGCTTGGGCACCGAGCGATGTTCAACCCGGGCATAGTGCTTCGCCTGGCTGACGAACTCTTCGGGCAGCTTGACGTTGACGGCCATTAAGGATCTCCTTTTTGGCGCATTTTAGCGCTATAGGGTACTTAAAGGAACATCTCGGCGTTCCAAGGAAGACTGGTCGGGCAGAAACCACCGCTGAAGCTCCAAGAAATCTGGGCGATTCGCATTCGGCTGCAACTCAGCAAGCGTCTGCGCGACCTTGCGCTATTCGACCTGGCCATCTACAGTCTGCTGCTGGTAGGGCGGGAGTTCAGGCGATTGTCTGAATTCCCTTCTTCTCGATGATATTTAGAAGCCGAAGCGCTGGCCCGCCGGGACGCTTAACGCCGCGTTCCCAGTCCGAGACCAAGTTCTTGCTGACATTGAGATACCGGGCAAACACTGGCTGAGAAACGTGCTCGCGCTCACGCAGTGCGCGAATGGCCTCGGGAGAGAGGGGTTCGACCGGTGTCAGGCAGGCGTCATCGAATTCGCGCATGGTCTGCTTATCGATGGCGCCCACCTGGTGGAGCGCTTCCATAGTTTCGTGTAGCGAGGCCATTGCGTCGCTACGATACTGTTTCGCCATCATCTTCAACCTCTGAGAATTGCCCGTTCTGGATCAGCGCGGAGAGTTGGCTGTCTGTCAACTCAAGGACGTACCGTGCTGCCTTCTTGAATGTTGCTTCTTCCTCATCGCTGATATTGGTCTGCTGGCTCTTGGCGAATCCGTAGATGAAGAAGGCACGATGCGCCTGACGGTAAAAGATCAGAGTCCGGTAGCCACCTGATCAACCTTGCCCAGAGCGCGCAACACGCTGTTTGATGACTCCACTGCCGAGATTAGCATCGATCAAACCCTGCTCTGCTCGCGGGACAGCTTCGCGTAGCATGTCATCCCGGATCTTCTGCTTGCGCGCAAAGCGCTCGAACCAAGCGTTCTTGAAGATCCTCACGTACCCTTGTGCTCCCGTTATCCATCACACTTAGTATGATAGATCAAAATCAACCGAAATGCAGGCGATATATCCCATGCGGCCTTGATCATAATCCGGTTGCGCCAGGCAAAGCTTGGAAGGAGGGGAAGAGAGCGAACGGATAAACAAATCTGAAACTTCTTATTGCGACCCACCGGGTGAAAGTCCCGAGCCGGCAAGGTTTGGCCATCCACCGGAACCGAGTGTGGCGTGGTGCGGGAGCGATCCCGCCTGCGAAGCGAACACAGGGGGCTTGTAGGCTGAGTGATAGAGCCCCGACACTGATGCTAGCGGAGCCGACGTAGTCCGAAGACCGGAAGGCAACAGTCGCGGCATTGTTCTGGCCTGATGCCGGGACTCCGCCGGGGTCTGAGAGCAGGGCATGCACGCACGGGTCGCCCAGGAACCTGGGAGAGCTCAGTCGTTCCATGCCGGAGATGCTGTGCGGGCGCCGCAGAAGAAGCCGCCCAGGCTCGTGAGCGGTTGTCCGACTGTTTACACGCAGCACTGGCTATGGGCGAACGGCGACCGGGTCAACGAACAAGACGCAGTGCAGTATGTGCGCGACAATTTTGGCTATGCGCCAGAGCAAAGTCCGTGTTTGTCAAAGGGCAAGAGTTGCTATGTGCTTGACGAACATCGCACAACGGGCGTTGTTCGACTGCCTCAGGCTCGCACGGCAACCCTGTCCACCGTGACGCCCTCACCTGGGGCTTTTCGTAGATCGGGCAGAAACACCGCGAGCAGACCGATCAGCGGCAGAAAGGCGCACATCTGGTAGACCTGGACAATGCCCCAGAGATCGGCGAGCTGCCCCAATACGGCAGCACCAATGCCGCCCAGCCCGAAGGCGAGCCCAAAGAAGAGCCCGGAGACGGTGCCGATGCGCCCTGGGATGAGTTCCTGGGCATAGACCACGATGGCCGGAAAAGCCGAGGCCAGCAAAAAGCCGATGACCAGTGTCAGCCCCACCGAGGCGCCCAAGCCGACGTAAGGCAGGGCCAGTGTGAAGGGCGCGACCCCAAGAATCGAGATCCAGATCACCCGTTTGCGTCCGATGCGATCACCGAGCGGACCGCCCAAGAGGGTGCCGACCGCGACCGCGAACAGAAAGAAAAAGAGGTGATATTGCGCCGTCTGGGTGTCGATCTTGTACTGGTGCATCAAATAGAAGATCAGATAGCTGCTGATGCTGGCCAGATAGAAGAACTTGGAAAACATCAGGGCGAACAAGACGGCAAGGGTGCGCGCGACCCGCCCCCGCGGCAGCCCATGATGGGTGACTGGGGCGCTGCGTTTTGGGTCGCGCTGCTGGCGACGATACCAAAAGCCCACGCCCGTCAGCACCAGCATGGCCAGGAGGGCGAGCAGCGAGAAGAAGGCGATGCTGCCCTGGCCATTGGGCAGCACGATCCAGGCGGCGAGCAAGGGGCCGACCGCCGTGCCGGCGTTGCCTCCGACCTGAAAGATCGACTGTGCCAGCCCGTGACGTCCACCCGAGGCCATACGCGCCACGCGCGAGGACTCGGGATGAAAGATCGAGGAGCCCGAGCCCACCAGGGCGGCCGCCATCAGCACCAGCGGAAAGCTGGATGCCTGCGACAAGAGCAGCAATCCGAGCAGGGTGCAGCCCATGCCAAAGGCCAGCGAGAAGGGCTGGGGATGGCGGTCGGTGTAGTAGCCGACGAGGGGTTGCAGCACGGAGGCGGTACACTGAAAGGTCAGGGTGATCAGCCCAATCTGGCCGAAGCTTAAATGGAGCCCGGATTTGAACAGCGGATAGATGGCCAGCATCAACGACTGCATGGTGTCGTTGAGAAAATGCGCGAAGCTGATGGGCAGGAGCACCCGAAAGGCGGTGCGATCAGCCAGGTCGGCGGATGGGGTGTGGTCTGTCATGGCGCGGTCGAAGTCGAATGACGGAGGCAACAACGGCGAGCGGCTGATAGGCGATGGTTGCGCCAGCAGCCGACGGCCTTGATGGGAAACTTGGCGGGATGGAGAAATCGGGTCACCCAGGGGAGGCAGCCGACGCAAATGACGGGGCGGTGTCATCAAATGACCGCGCACCGATCATCCTGGCAGCGCTTCTTCCAGCGACGCTGGGCAAACCAGGCATAGCCGAGTTCCATCACGGGAAGCAATCGCAGGCCCCGTGCCAAGGCGGCCAGCAGAGACCAACCCGGGAGCGCGGACCAGAGCACGACAAAGGCTTCGGCACCAGTGTGAATACGTGATCCCTCAAGCACATGAAACCGCGCCATAGCGGACTCGCGGCGGATGCCAAGCGATTCGCAGGTACCCGGGGCGGCATCAATATCGATCCAGTCCACTGGCCGGCGGGGCCTGAGGCGTTGATAGTGAGCGATCTCCTGGCGGCAGAGCGGACAGCCGCCATCGTAGAGCACGCGCAATAGCGGGTTGAAATCCTGAATGGAGGTATCTTGGTTGGGCATTGGCGGAACGCCGTGTCTTGTTTGAGGTTGGCTTGAATTGGGGCCAACCGGGCGTGCGCCCAAGGGGACTTGGTGCGGATCTGCCTTACGCTGAAGTCGCATCGGCGAGTGGCTTGCGGGCCACCAAGTCGATCAATGCCGCCTGGCCGACATGGCCGGTGCCTTCGCGCAACTCACTCTGGTATTCCGCAAGCCGCAGAATCTCAAGCCCGGCGAAGGCGTCGCGCAGGAGTTTTAGCGTGTAGAGCAGCTTGGCACAGGGTAGGCCGCCGCTGCGAAAGGCCAGCTGCGCCGGGGTAAAGCCATGCAGCAGGAGGTCCCACATGCATGGCCTCCGGTGGGGGATGTCAGTTCAGGCGAGACGCTGAATTCTTGAACTGCGCCAAATACTGGAAGTGAGCGCGGCCCAGATCCTTGTCATCCAGCCCGAACAGCCGGGAGTACGTTCGAATACGTCATGAAGGCCGCAGAATCTTGCTGCTCGGACATCAGGGGCGCGGAACGCCGGGTGAGCTTGCGTTGTCTGTACTCAAGCCAACGGAAAAATCCGCTCCCGCACCACCGGATTGCTCTCCGCGCAGACCACATCCAGATGCACGGTCGCGCGCGTGAGCCCGCAGAATAGTACCTGCAACTCGCGCTGAAGATCGGTCTCGCGCGGATCGACATCGACCAGAATCACCGCCGCCGCCTGCTGGCCTTTGAACCGCCGCACGGTATCGAACAAAATCTGCCCGTCAGAGTAGATCTGATTGCCGAGTAGATCGTAGGTATTGGTAAAGCGCCTCAGAGTATGATTCCCGACCCGCGCGCAGACCTTCAGCGCCGTGCTGCCGACACCCCGACAGGATAGAATCGCAATATCCTGCGGCTGAAAACGCTGCTTTAGCCGTTGCCCGACCAGGCGGCCGACCAGCTTCGGCTGCTCACTTGACTCCTGATAGGGCGTCACCTGCACCCCCAGCCCCGGCAGATCGTTCGCGCCAGTGAATTTGAACTCCGGCAACGCCTGGCGGATAAAGCGCGCGATGGTCTCTGGCGAACGGTAATTCAGCAGCGACTGGTAACCGACAAAGTCCTGCTCCTGCAACGCCATGGGCGTGGTCGAACGGACATTCTGATTCGGGTCCTCCAGCCACAGCATGGCCGCGTCCTCGCGCAGAAACAGCCGCACGGCCTCGAACCAGTCGCCCTCGAAATCCTGCGCTTCATCGACAATCAGCGTATCGAAGCGCCAGTCATCCGCCGGCTCCTGCGTCAGCGCCTGTTCCTCCACCTGCTTGGCCGCCGCCGTCCAAAAGGCTGGATCGCTGTGCATGTCCGCGAAATTGAGCGTCACGCCGCGCGCCTTCAGAAAGCGGTCACAGAAGCCATACCAGGTCTCCACCATCCCGCCGCGCCCGACCAGATGCTTCAGCCGCTCCGCCAGCGGGCGGTTGAAGCACAACAACAGCGGCCGCTGCCCGCGCTTCAGACAGTCATCGAAGAAATGCCGCGCCACCAGCGTCTTGCCATTGCCGGCGGTGGCCAGCACATGCAGGCGCAACTGGCGCATGCGGATATTGGCCAGCACATCAAGCAGCCCGTGGGACAGGCGGGTATGGCGCCGCTCCTGCTCGCCGATATAGGCATGCACATCCGGCACCACCTCGAAGGTCTGGTGGAAGAATCCCGCCACCTGCTGCGCCCGCGCATCCTGGCTTGCCGGCCCCGGCGGTAGAATGGCCTGAATGCGCTCAGCCAGGCGCTCACGCTGCGGGGCATCGACAATGCGCTCGGCATCCAGGCCCGGCGCCGTCAGCTGGCGCACGGCATGATCCGGGCAGTAGATCAGATACTCGAGCTCCAGGCGCTGCTGCTTGCCGAGCTGATAAGTGAACTTGTCGCGGATGCTGTCGAGCGAGCGCTGAATCTGCTCACCGACATTCTTGCGGCTGTCGCCATAGTGCTTGATCAGCTGGCCATCGGCTTCTTCCAGCGGACCGTTCTTCTGCTCGATGCACAGCACCTGCCCGGCGCGGTTCAGCACCACGAAGTCGATCTCGCCGTAGACAGTGTGGCCCTTGTACTGGCGAGTCCAATGCACCCCATGAAAGACCGTGTAGGCAGCGGGCAGGCGATCGCGCAGGACGGCGAGGGTGGCGATCTCCGGCTCGTGGGCGCCGGAGAGTGCCAGGCGGGTCAGGTCGGAGGGGATGATGGTGGCCATGGGATGGCTGTCCTGATGGGAAATGGGCGGACTTTGTCGAGAGCGTTGGGATAACAGGCACGTATCTCGCCATATTTTTCATTCTAAAAATATTCAGTTTGGTGCCTCATTATTTTCTAC includes:
- a CDS encoding ATP-binding domain-containing protein, with amino-acid sequence MATIIPSDLTRLALSGAHEPEIATLAVLRDRLPAAYTVFHGVHWTRQYKGHTVYGEIDFVVLNRAGQVLCIEQKNGPLEEADGQLIKHYGDSRKNVGEQIQRSLDSIRDKFTYQLGKQQRLELEYLIYCPDHAVRQLTAPGLDAERIVDAPQRERLAERIQAILPPGPASQDARAQQVAGFFHQTFEVVPDVHAYIGEQERRHTRLSHGLLDVLANIRMRQLRLHVLATAGNGKTLVARHFFDDCLKRGQRPLLLCFNRPLAERLKHLVGRGGMVETWYGFCDRFLKARGVTLNFADMHSDPAFWTAAAKQVEEQALTQEPADDWRFDTLIVDEAQDFEGDWFEAVRLFLREDAAMLWLEDPNQNVRSTTPMALQEQDFVGYQSLLNYRSPETIARFIRQALPEFKFTGANDLPGLGVQVTPYQESSEQPKLVGRLVGQRLKQRFQPQDIAILSCRGVGSTALKVCARVGNHTLRRFTNTYDLLGNQIYSDGQILFDTVRRFKGQQAAAVILVDVDPRETDLQRELQVLFCGLTRATVHLDVVCAESNPVVRERIFPLA
- a CDS encoding TA system antitoxin ParD family protein, whose amino-acid sequence is MAVNVKLPEEFVSQAKHYARVEHRSVPKQIEYWSRIGKIAAENPDLQFSVIREILIADQEEAVGEYQFG
- a CDS encoding SOUL family heme-binding protein; the encoded protein is MRTRDPLLIGLVLAVQGFLPGGQVMATEEPDYAVVSEGPVFEVRRYAPQVLAETEVTGRFDKVGGEAFRRLADFIFGNNQAAEKIAMTAPVSQTPVVAKADKGGTRIPMTAPVKQQAAQTASETYRISFVMPSRFTLDTLPRPRDPRIKLREEPERLMAVLRYSGGWGESRYLEHERKLLKAVQADGLTPIGTPVYARYNSPFSLPFLRRNEVMVEIDEPKESP
- a CDS encoding helix-turn-helix domain-containing protein is translated as MAKQYRSDAMASLHETMEALHQVGAIDKQTMREFDDACLTPVEPLSPEAIRALREREHVSQPVFARYLNVSKNLVSDWERGVKRPGGPALRLLNIIEKKGIQTIA
- a CDS encoding thiol-disulfide oxidoreductase DCC family protein yields the protein MPNQDTSIQDFNPLLRVLYDGGCPLCRQEIAHYQRLRPRRPVDWIDIDAAPGTCESLGIRRESAMARFHVLEGSRIHTGAEAFVVLWSALPGWSLLAALARGLRLLPVMELGYAWFAQRRWKKRCQDDRCAVI
- a CDS encoding single-stranded DNA-binding protein yields the protein MQTATGEEVSYATTSVADSPPLEGAVLAPRRLAARHACRATAAAGTASSGVADLSASAFVVIPPWRMIMLNKAQLIGHLGRDPEVRQTKNGQGAVANLTLAQHQLYVAGADKGYLVSYQDDQRKRLWLVRIDRRLHRLVSMPGSEMKANILIFKPFRLFRARVIG
- a CDS encoding Rpn family recombination-promoting nuclease/putative transposase, whose protein sequence is MKHPIDPKIDCVFKALLGAESNRALLIHFLNAILGSALATPITEVELLNPYNEKEYLNDKLSIVDVKARDQRGGLHQVEIQLLTHPDLPARILYNWTDLYSAQLSDGEKYNLLRPTHGIWLLGEDLLPERAEWMHEFRLRDSLGRLLLDHGGIWLLELNKFHADSIQTEQERWLKFFKDGEQLDADALPPWMQTKEMKQAMSTLKAFSDKERAYHAYQARLEFLREQHSIQSYLAELRAEAEQERDKAKQERANAEQERDKAKQERANAEQERRAKETALAELAQLKARLRDQGFTE
- a CDS encoding MFS transporter, whose amino-acid sequence is MTDHTPSADLADRTAFRVLLPISFAHFLNDTMQSLMLAIYPLFKSGLHLSFGQIGLITLTFQCTASVLQPLVGYYTDRHPQPFSLAFGMGCTLLGLLLLSQASSFPLVLMAAALVGSGSSIFHPESSRVARMASGGRHGLAQSIFQVGGNAGTAVGPLLAAWIVLPNGQGSIAFFSLLALLAMLVLTGVGFWYRRQQRDPKRSAPVTHHGLPRGRVARTLAVLFALMFSKFFYLASISSYLIFYLMHQYKIDTQTAQYHLFFFLFAVAVGTLLGGPLGDRIGRKRVIWISILGVAPFTLALPYVGLGASVGLTLVIGFLLASAFPAIVVYAQELIPGRIGTVSGLFFGLAFGLGGIGAAVLGQLADLWGIVQVYQMCAFLPLIGLLAVFLPDLRKAPGEGVTVDRVAVRA